The Pseudanabaena galeata CCNP1313 genome includes a region encoding these proteins:
- a CDS encoding type I restriction endonuclease, giving the protein MVQLLRISEETSLERLEQDFLLQRNDDRNFFLEWQQDLPNLTESDREDLQRIAELYERISRRSVVSENIIKMAILSPLLDLAGFYSSQFAIADEESIEITTNDGETVYRGRIDILVIQQSLWVIVIESKSSSFSLHKALPQALAYMLASPNSPKTTFGLITNGGEYRFLKLNHPNLPTEPPQYAPSSLFSISPPDDHLPTVLQILRRIAKMIAP; this is encoded by the coding sequence ATGGTTCAACTTCTCCGAATTTCTGAAGAAACAAGCCTTGAGAGACTAGAGCAAGACTTTCTCTTACAGCGGAATGACGATCGCAACTTCTTTTTAGAATGGCAACAGGATCTGCCAAATCTAACAGAAAGCGATCGCGAAGATTTGCAACGGATCGCAGAACTTTATGAACGCATTAGTCGGCGATCTGTGGTTTCAGAAAACATCATTAAAATGGCGATTTTGTCCCCATTACTCGATCTTGCAGGATTTTATAGCTCTCAATTTGCAATCGCTGATGAAGAATCCATCGAAATAACCACCAATGATGGTGAAACCGTCTATCGAGGACGCATTGATATTCTCGTAATCCAACAAAGTCTGTGGGTAATAGTCATCGAGTCCAAGAGCAGTAGCTTTTCCTTGCACAAAGCTTTACCTCAAGCCCTTGCCTATATGCTGGCAAGCCCTAACTCACCCAAAACCACTTTCGGATTAATTACTAATGGTGGCGAATATCGCTTTTTGAAACTAAATCATCCCAATTTACCTACCGAACCACCACAATATGCTCCATCTTCTCTATTTTCTATTTCGCCCCCAGACGATCATCTTCCGACTGTATTACAAATTTTGCGCCGCATTGCCAAAATGATTGCACCTTGA
- the cbiB gene encoding adenosylcobinamide-phosphate synthase CbiB, producing the protein MIALNPFLDLHLNGINVNLLILVLAASLDRLIGDPFDWLHPVQVMGWLISRFTNLVLIQDPVTNTRIPRFEPITMKILGVILGMSMILGSGVVGWSIAMAASKVHPLLAIAVSSILLAACFAGRSLRDAAESVLAVLQTGNIENARQELSRYVGRDTADLTELEILRAVLETVTENAIDAVTSPLFYALIGSVLFDYGGVALAIAYKASSTLDSMVGYRELPYSDLGWFSAKTDDVLTWLPCRLTVLTLALLSGKPIYVWQICQRDAKQDPSPNSGWSECVYAAILQVQLGGENRYRGLVKQKPLLGDAIEAIAAPKISQALKLTSICFLLWLSFTIGLVIFFK; encoded by the coding sequence ATGATCGCTTTGAATCCATTTTTAGATTTACATCTAAATGGAATAAATGTAAATTTGCTGATTTTAGTCTTGGCAGCTAGCCTTGATCGCTTAATTGGTGATCCTTTTGATTGGTTGCATCCTGTACAGGTGATGGGATGGTTAATATCGCGGTTTACTAATTTGGTGCTGATTCAAGATCCTGTTACGAACACCCGCATTCCTCGCTTTGAGCCAATAACCATGAAGATCTTAGGCGTAATTTTAGGGATGAGCATGATTTTAGGAAGTGGAGTTGTTGGCTGGTCGATCGCCATGGCTGCATCAAAAGTCCATCCTCTTTTGGCGATCGCAGTTTCTAGCATCTTACTCGCCGCTTGTTTTGCGGGGCGGAGTCTTCGTGATGCTGCCGAGTCGGTATTAGCAGTCTTACAAACGGGAAATATTGAAAATGCTCGCCAAGAGTTGAGTCGTTATGTGGGGCGTGACACAGCCGATTTGACAGAATTAGAAATTTTACGGGCGGTGCTAGAAACTGTGACCGAAAATGCGATCGATGCTGTTACTTCGCCATTGTTTTATGCCTTGATTGGTTCGGTATTGTTTGATTATGGCGGTGTAGCCCTCGCGATCGCCTACAAAGCATCTAGCACTCTTGACTCAATGGTGGGCTATCGGGAATTACCCTATTCCGATCTCGGTTGGTTCAGCGCCAAAACCGATGATGTGCTTACTTGGTTGCCATGTCGGCTCACGGTGCTTACTTTAGCTTTGCTATCAGGCAAGCCGATTTATGTTTGGCAAATCTGTCAACGTGATGCGAAGCAAGACCCTAGCCCCAATTCAGGATGGAGCGAATGTGTCTATGCGGCAATCTTACAAGTACAGCTAGGCGGCGAAAATCGCTATCGGGGACTTGTCAAACAAAAGCCTTTATTGGGAGATGCAATTGAGGCGATCGCTGCACCTAAGATTTCACAGGCTCTCAAACTAACCAGTATCTGTTTTTTGCTGTGGCTCAGCTTCACAATAGGTCTAGTCATCTTTTTTAAGTAG
- a CDS encoding NACHT domain-containing protein, whose translation MAVDTKQEQSIREVVNRFETLLSEFINNKNERRDEIDQVYFNHAISKAVLRYIKNYVESYTAIQVMGTQRSTSLTSIYITQKLQAYTSIRSFESVDDLEEAFTRDLQRSSSCKGHNLLGLNIANEEEYLMVLGLPASGKTTYLKHIGSEALRYPKGRYKHDVVPVFLQPHKFYRDTDTLLQAIAEEFEKCGFPTPQELALWMLEQGKLIILIDGLNESALSHNQLSHLIKEFVTAYPRNRYIVSSRLDSYENSFGQFLEVELQPWGDLHVQEYIHRWFTLNQAFKNESSHDEANNNASAMAQRCWEILQVNTIARELAKSPLSLSLLCLLCDRRYSLPSNVSGLYQKSIQLLIEEQLLNQQLDNIEDCSSLSVVVLELILAEIAYRGFEICKLTLPLEVVTVYIEDMLTNYFQDLQELSTDFVFKILKKIGICKIINSESGASFSFTHINFQEYFVALYIHKHNQTKNLVVNHLHDRHWQNVFLFLAGMMSGNVEELLIDIEFQAAQYINASKLTNLLIWLEKVAVNSSGDLKNISKRIATLFLARPRFLTELAPALSLTRMLFLARNLYGMFDSPLNFDKIFEAELSLSLAQALDFDSSTELDLAMQLCSNLEQSLIKIDYDPSQINFRALSEKLNELHTQAPSYDQPFDVRLQFRNQISRTWLQTLYLPLDSNQLSYQEITNLENYLYANLLMVRCKNEAIAISRKTWQEIESRMLRITN comes from the coding sequence ATGGCAGTAGATACAAAACAAGAGCAAAGCATTCGTGAAGTTGTCAATAGATTTGAAACATTATTGTCAGAATTTATTAACAATAAAAATGAGCGTAGGGATGAAATCGACCAAGTATATTTTAATCATGCGATTTCCAAGGCTGTGCTTCGTTATATCAAAAATTATGTAGAATCTTATACTGCTATTCAAGTAATGGGCACTCAAAGATCTACTTCTTTAACTTCAATTTATATTACCCAAAAACTTCAAGCCTATACTTCCATTCGTAGTTTTGAATCAGTGGATGATCTAGAGGAAGCCTTTACTCGCGATCTCCAGAGAAGCTCTTCTTGTAAAGGTCATAATTTGTTGGGTTTGAATATTGCCAATGAAGAAGAATATCTCATGGTATTGGGGCTACCTGCTTCTGGTAAAACAACTTATCTAAAACATATTGGATCTGAAGCTTTACGCTATCCTAAGGGTCGTTACAAGCACGATGTTGTACCTGTGTTTTTACAGCCCCATAAATTCTATCGTGATACCGATACTCTATTACAGGCGATCGCAGAAGAGTTTGAGAAATGTGGGTTTCCCACTCCACAAGAACTAGCGCTATGGATGTTAGAACAGGGCAAGTTAATAATTCTGATTGATGGACTCAATGAGTCCGCTCTATCTCATAACCAACTTTCCCATCTGATCAAAGAATTTGTAACCGCCTATCCACGTAATCGCTATATTGTTTCTAGTCGTTTAGATTCCTATGAAAATAGTTTTGGTCAATTTCTAGAAGTTGAACTTCAGCCTTGGGGAGATCTACATGTGCAGGAATATATTCATAGGTGGTTTACGCTCAACCAAGCTTTTAAGAATGAGTCTTCTCACGATGAAGCTAATAACAATGCCTCGGCAATGGCTCAAAGGTGTTGGGAGATTTTGCAGGTCAATACGATCGCTAGGGAACTAGCAAAATCACCGTTGAGTTTATCCCTGCTCTGCCTACTGTGCGATCGCCGTTATAGTTTACCCAGTAATGTTAGTGGACTTTATCAAAAAAGCATTCAGTTACTAATTGAAGAGCAGTTACTTAATCAACAGCTAGATAATATCGAGGATTGCAGCAGTCTTAGCGTTGTTGTTTTGGAACTAATACTGGCTGAAATTGCCTACAGAGGCTTTGAAATCTGCAAGCTAACATTACCTTTAGAGGTTGTGACAGTTTATATAGAAGACATGCTCACTAACTATTTTCAAGATCTTCAAGAACTATCCACTGATTTTGTGTTCAAGATTTTGAAGAAAATTGGAATTTGTAAAATTATTAATTCTGAAAGTGGAGCTAGTTTTAGCTTTACCCATATTAATTTTCAAGAATATTTTGTCGCTCTATATATACATAAACATAATCAAACTAAAAATTTAGTTGTTAATCATCTTCACGATCGCCATTGGCAAAATGTTTTCCTTTTCCTTGCAGGAATGATGAGCGGTAATGTAGAGGAGCTATTAATTGATATAGAGTTTCAGGCTGCTCAATATATTAATGCATCGAAACTAACTAATCTGCTAATTTGGTTGGAGAAAGTAGCTGTTAACTCTTCAGGTGACTTAAAGAACATATCCAAACGAATTGCGACTTTGTTTCTTGCTCGCCCACGTTTTTTGACGGAGCTTGCACCCGCTCTAAGTTTGACAAGAATGCTATTCTTGGCTCGTAACCTCTATGGGATGTTTGATTCACCCCTAAATTTTGACAAGATTTTTGAGGCAGAACTCTCACTGAGTCTTGCTCAAGCTCTAGATTTTGATAGTTCCACAGAACTTGATTTGGCAATGCAACTTTGTTCTAACTTAGAACAGTCTTTGATTAAGATTGACTATGACCCAAGCCAAATTAACTTTAGAGCTTTGAGTGAAAAATTGAATGAGTTGCATACCCAAGCCCCTAGCTATGATCAACCCTTTGATGTGCGATTACAGTTTCGCAATCAGATTAGCCGCACTTGGTTGCAAACTCTATATCTTCCATTGGATTCCAATCAGCTTTCATATCAAGAAATCACAAATTTAGAGAACTATCTCTATGCAAATTTGTTAATGGTGCGATGTAAAAACGAGGCGATCGCTATTTCCCGCAAAACTTGGCAAGAGATTGAATCACGGATGTTAAGAATCACAAATTAA
- a CDS encoding type II toxin-antitoxin system RelE family toxin, with translation MPSFSASNSRYVKQQITPLSLFGNLSSFFKLRVGDYRVIYAIAQSQKSVIIHQVRHCREIYD, from the coding sequence ATGCCATCTTTTAGTGCGTCGAACTCACGTTATGTTAAACAGCAAATTACACCTCTATCGCTTTTTGGCAATTTATCAAGCTTTTTTAAGCTGCGTGTTGGAGATTATCGAGTTATCTATGCGATCGCGCAATCACAAAAAAGTGTCATTATCCATCAGGTCAGACATTGCAGGGAAATTTACGATTAG
- a CDS encoding type II toxin-antitoxin system HicA family toxin: MSKLPSLTGNQLIKALQKIGFDIARVKGSHHILIHEDGRRTVVPVHSGEDIGTGLLSQILRDCQITRDELRDLL, translated from the coding sequence ATGAGCAAGCTACCAAGTTTGACAGGCAACCAACTAATCAAAGCTCTACAGAAAATAGGCTTTGATATAGCGCGGGTAAAAGGTAGTCACCATATTCTTATTCATGAGGATGGTAGACGAACAGTAGTTCCAGTTCATTCAGGTGAAGATATTGGAACTGGACTACTTTCACAAATTCTCAGAGATTGTCAGATCACAAGAGATGAGCTTAGAGACTTGCTGTAA
- a CDS encoding type II toxin-antitoxin system HicB family antitoxin encodes MIREFNVVIEKDSDGYFVASIPNLRGCHTQAKSLDILMERIQEAAELCLEFEKQDSPFPEFVGIQKILVKV; translated from the coding sequence ATGATTAGAGAATTTAACGTAGTCATCGAAAAAGACTCTGATGGGTACTTTGTCGCCTCAATCCCCAACTTGAGAGGCTGCCATACCCAAGCAAAATCCCTTGATATTCTTATGGAACGCATTCAAGAAGCAGCAGAACTATGCTTAGAATTCGAGAAACAAGACAGTCCATTTCCAGAATTTGTAGGCATCCAGAAAATTTTAGTAAAGGTATGA
- the rnc gene encoding ribonuclease III: MHKLLIFNDEKLLRRALTHRSFVNENFDESGHNERLEFLGDAILNFISGEYLYEQNPEMAEDEMTRRRSALVDEKQLARFATEVGLDFRIRLGEGAKREGGYTNPNILSSTFEAVVGAYYLDNQRNIDVLRPLIEQLFDSVPKDVMVVRSSIDSKNKLQEFVQANGATTPPKYETEQIGGMSHAPEFLAKVYVNGKIYGEGKGRNKKDAEKEAAADALAKLKKRGLL, encoded by the coding sequence ATGCATAAACTTTTGATTTTTAATGACGAAAAATTACTTCGTCGTGCGCTTACTCATCGCTCTTTTGTTAATGAAAACTTTGATGAATCTGGACATAATGAAAGATTAGAATTTCTTGGTGATGCCATTCTCAATTTTATTAGTGGCGAATACCTATATGAACAAAATCCTGAAATGGCAGAAGATGAAATGACTCGAAGACGTTCTGCTCTTGTGGATGAAAAACAACTTGCTCGATTTGCGACTGAAGTTGGACTAGATTTTAGAATCCGTTTGGGAGAAGGCGCAAAAAGAGAAGGTGGTTATACCAATCCTAATATTCTGAGTAGTACATTTGAAGCAGTTGTTGGTGCTTACTATTTGGATAATCAACGGAATATTGATGTACTTCGTCCTCTAATAGAACAACTATTTGACTCTGTACCAAAAGATGTCATGGTTGTTCGCTCCAGTATAGATTCCAAAAATAAACTTCAAGAATTCGTGCAGGCAAATGGAGCGACAACTCCTCCCAAGTACGAAACTGAGCAGATTGGCGGAATGTCTCATGCTCCCGAATTCCTAGCTAAAGTCTATGTCAATGGCAAAATCTATGGTGAAGGCAAAGGTCGTAACAAGAAAGATGCAGAAAAAGAAGCTGCGGCTGATGCATTGGCAAAACTGAAAAAGCGGGGATTGCTTTAA
- a CDS encoding HNH endonuclease — protein sequence MPKQMSKKQKNARKHLLANDWGFGLSCFWCRQDFPFEQLTLDHLRPSSKGGSNNPENLRLTCRKCNISRGNSLFPPEQRYKSSSLNNSGK from the coding sequence ATGCCTAAGCAAATGAGCAAAAAACAAAAAAATGCCAGAAAACATCTACTTGCAAATGATTGGGGCTTTGGTCTGTCTTGTTTCTGGTGTCGGCAAGATTTCCCATTTGAGCAACTTACCCTTGATCACTTGCGTCCTTCAAGTAAAGGTGGATCAAACAATCCAGAAAATTTACGCCTTACTTGCCGCAAATGTAATATCTCACGCGGTAACAGCTTATTTCCACCTGAGCAAAGGTACAAAAGTTCGTCTTTGAACAACTCTGGCAAATAA
- a CDS encoding IS4 family transposase yields the protein MLSNFPKIVKQLLKNLPQNDYPKLSTFLFVSCWLSYVLDQGQTSMRSLFQRLNMRGIDIDISTFSKASKTRCSNIFYNLFVDLRRQLKKEKKLGKEDLVLFPLDSTIVTLTSKLMWNQGYGQVKLFSGINICNNEPDGIVIHFGAGHDSKYGEPTIRAIPENGVGIMDRGFAKLERIRNLIKLKDRYFVIRVKNNINLELLDNGNAILGTGKDKVEVRLVIFSDLETRSEFRLATNLSETDNQTVSNDEIAEIYKKRWQIELLWKFLKMHLKLDRLITKNVNGITIQIYTCLIAYVLLELVNIPKEFGSKMLDKLRYLQAFMCENISYLHWFRRIVILS from the coding sequence ATGTTATCTAACTTCCCTAAGATTGTCAAACAACTACTCAAAAACTTGCCCCAAAACGATTATCCAAAGTTAAGTACATTTTTATTTGTATCTTGCTGGCTTAGTTATGTACTTGACCAAGGTCAAACAAGTATGAGAAGTCTATTCCAACGGTTGAATATGAGAGGAATTGATATAGACATATCAACATTTTCCAAAGCCAGTAAAACGAGATGTTCTAATATTTTTTATAATTTGTTTGTAGATTTAAGAAGGCAGCTAAAGAAAGAGAAAAAATTAGGTAAAGAAGATTTAGTATTATTTCCTCTAGATTCAACCATAGTTACCCTAACTAGTAAACTAATGTGGAATCAAGGATATGGACAAGTAAAACTGTTCAGTGGCATCAATATTTGCAACAATGAACCTGATGGTATAGTGATACATTTTGGTGCTGGACATGACAGTAAATATGGTGAACCAACAATAAGAGCAATACCAGAAAATGGAGTTGGGATAATGGATCGAGGTTTTGCTAAGCTTGAACGTATCAGGAATTTAATAAAATTAAAAGACCGCTATTTTGTAATTAGGGTGAAGAACAACATTAACCTAGAATTATTAGATAATGGTAATGCTATATTAGGGACAGGTAAAGATAAAGTAGAAGTAAGATTAGTTATTTTTTCAGATTTAGAAACCCGTAGTGAATTTCGACTAGCAACAAACTTGTCAGAGACAGACAATCAAACAGTAAGTAATGACGAAATTGCAGAGATATATAAAAAGCGATGGCAAATTGAACTGCTTTGGAAGTTCTTGAAAATGCATTTGAAGTTAGATCGATTGATCACTAAAAATGTCAATGGTATTACTATTCAAATTTACACTTGCTTAATTGCTTATGTTTTACTAGAGCTAGTCAATATACCAAAAGAGTTTGGTTCAAAGATGTTAGATAAACTGCGATATTTACAAGCATTTATGTGTGAGAATATTAGCTACTTACATTGGTTTAGGAGGATAGTGATTTTAAGCTGA